In the Fusobacterium simiae genome, ATTAACTGCATCAGTAGATGTAGCAGAAACATCTCCATCAGCTACATTAGTTATTTTTCTTTTTTGAGTAGCAGAACCAACTGAAACTTCATTAGAAGAAGATACAGTAGAATTATTACCAAGAGCTACTGAATTTTGAATACCACTTCCAATAGTAACATTATTACCTAAAACAAAGTTATTGTTTCCATTAATAGTATTATCATTACCAAAAGCATAAGAGCCATTACCAGTAACAACATTAGGATCACCAAAAGCACCAGATTTATTACCACTTACATTATTTTTATAACCAATAGCAGTAGAATAATCACCAGTAACAGTGTTATCAATACCAAGTCCTGTGCTTCCAGTACCAGTCGCAGTGTTAACTATTCCACCACCTCCACCAGCACCAACACCAAGTTTAGTTCTCCAAGCAGAAATATCAGTAGCAGTTAAATTAGAAGCATCTCTTTTACTATAAGCAGTTAAATCAACACCACCAGAGCCTACACCTAATTTAGCTTTCCAAGCATTAGTATCAATCCCATCTCCATTGTATAACTGTTTACCAGTGACAGCATCATTAGATGTAGCAGTAATTCTTGCCTCACGTACATTAACTATCCTTCTTCCTCCATCAGGGGTTCCAACAGAAACTACTTCAGATTCAGAAACACTAGAACCATGCCCTAAAACAACAGAACTCTCAATTTTACGACCATTGCTATCAACATCAATATCAACAGCATTACCTAAAATAAAGTTATCATTAGCTCCTTCAGCAATGTTATTATCATTACCTATCATATATGAATTACCACCCCCATTTATACGTTTATATACTCCATGTTGTTCATCATATGTACCTATACCAAAAGCTCCTGAATGAGCTCCAGTAATTTTATAATTATTTCCAAGGACTGAACTCTCAAGACTAGTGGCTTCATTATTATATCCAAAAGCAGAACTTTTTTCTCCACTGGCTTCATTATTATATCCAAAAGCAGAACTTTCTTTTCCACTAGCTTGATTCCTAAATCCAAAAGCAGAACTTTTTTCTCCACTGGCTTCATTATTATATCCAAAAGCAGAACTTTCTTCTCCACTGGCATCATTATTAATTCCTGCCTTTGTACTATCAGTACCAGTTCCTGCTTCAATAGTTGGAATAGCTGAATAAGCAATGCTACCAGAAACTAAAAGAAAACTAAAAACAATTAATTTTAAACTAACAGATTTTTTCATAAAAATTCCTCCCTAAATAAAATTTTATTTTTAACGAATATATAATTTATCTAATTATATTGTACTCAAAAAAATAAAAAATGCAATAAATAAAGACATTTTAAATTTTATATATTTGAAATTTATTTCATAAATAGTAAGAATAAATATAAAAAATGATGCCAATAAATCTTATCAACATCATTTATAATAAATCTATTTTCTATTTTTTCTTTTTTCAGTAACTATATCCTTTTGTTTTTGCTTTCTACCATTATCCTTTTCAACAAATAATTTTTGATTTGTAAAAGGGTCTTTTTCTGTATAGTACATCAAAGTTGAATAAGTTGATGGAGTAGGTGTAAAAATTTGAACTTGTTCAGGATTAACTCTCAATTCCTGAGAAGCATATCTTTTTAAATCCATCATATCTTTATCTTTACAACCTGGGTGAGCAGCTATCAAATAATAAGTTAAAAATTGTTTCTTGCCTAACTCATTATTTATTTTATAGAATTGATTTTTAAACTCATTCAAGCAAGACTTACCATCTTTACCCATCAATCCTAAAATTTTATCTTCTGTATGTTCTGGAGCTATCTTCATTTGTCCTGAAATATGGTCTTTTATTATTTCTTTCAAATACATTTGTCCACACTTATTATCGTCTAAAATCATATCATATCTAATTCCAGAGGCTATAAAAATCTTTTTTATATTTGGAATTTTCTTTAATTTTTTTAAAAGTTCCACTTGATTATTATGGTTTACTATAAGATGAGGACATTTTCTAGGATACAGACATCTTCTATCTGGACAAGCTCCTAATTTTAATTTTTTCTTACATTCAAGTCCATACATATTAGCTGTTGGTCCACCTACATCAGATATATTTCCATGAAATTTAGGAATTTCAGCTATATTTTTTACTTCATTAACTATTGATTTTTGACTTCTTGACATAATAGTTCTACCTTGATGAATAGCTATTGCACAAAAATTACATTCTCCATAGCAACCTCTATGAGTTGTAACAGAATATTTTATAGTATCCAATGCTCTAACAGCTCCCATCTTTTTATAATAAGGATGGACATCTCTTGCAAATTCCATAGAATAAATTTTATCCATCGTTTCTTCTGAATAAATTTCTGATGGTGGATTTTGAATTAAATATCTATCATCACATTTTTGACAAAGCCCTTTTGCAGTTATAGGGTCACAATTCAAATAAAAAGTATGAAAAGCCTCAATAAATTTATCCTTATCTGCTAAACATTCTGAATGAGATGGCAAAGGTAAATATTCTTCTTTTATTTCCTTACTTAAATAACAAAGTCCCCTGATATTTTTCCAGTCTTCACCATTTTTTAGAGCATTTGCTAATTGTAACATTGACATTTCTCCCATACCATAAGATAAAATGTCTGCCTTAGCATCAAATAAAATAGGCTTTCTCAGTTTATTAGTCCAGTAATCATAGTGTGTTATCCTTCTTAAACTTGATTCTATCCCACTTATAACAATCTTTTTTGTAGTTCCTTTAAAAAATCTTCTAATCATATTTGAATAAACTAAAATTGCTCTATCTGGTCTTTTATTATTTACTCCACCTGGTGTAAAATCATCTTGTTGTCTTCTTTTTTTGGTTGCAGTATAGTTTGCAACCATAGAGTCAACACAACCACCAGATATAGCAAAAAATAAATTAGGTTCTCCTAAACGAGTTATATCATCAGGAACATCAACTTTTGGTTGAGCTATTATCCCAACTTTAAACCCATGTTCAACAAGCCATTTTCCAACTAAAGCACTTCCATTGTATGAAGTATCTAAATATGTATCTCCTGAAATCAGAAGAACATCTATGCTATCCCAACCTAAAATTTTCATTTCTTCTCTTGTAGTTGGTAAAAATTTCATATTTTATTACCTTTCTGCATTTAACTTTAAAATTTCAATTATTACATCTGTTGCTTTTTCCATACTTTCAAGAGCAACAAATTCATATTTTCCATGGAAATTTTCTCCACCTGCAAAAATATTTGGTGTAGGTAATCCCATAAATGAAATTTTAGAACCATCTGTTCCACCACGAATAGGTTTTATAATTGGTTTTATTCCTAAATTTTCCATAGCTTTTTTGGCTATATCTACAACATACATATGGTCTTTTATAATTTCTCCCATATTGTAATATTCATCTTTTAATTCAAGTTTAACAACTTCTCTTCCATATTTTTTATTTATCTTTTCAACTAATTTTTTTACAAATTCTTTTTTTGCTAAAAATTTAGCTTTATCATGGTCTCTTATAATATAGACTACTTCTCCATCTTCACAATTAGATTTCATTTCATCTAAGAAATAAAAACCTTCATAACCTTCTGTTTTTTCTGGAACTTCATCTTTTGGAAACATTTCTATAATTTCACTGGCAATTAAACTTGCATTTATCATCTTCCCTTTTGCAGTTCCTGGGTGTACACTTACACCTTTTATTTTAAATTTAGCCTCAGCAGCATTAAAACTTTCATATTCTAATTCCCCAACGGGTCCTCCATCCATAGTGTAAGCATAGTCTGCTGCAAATTCTTTTACATCAAAATAATCTGCTCCTCTACCAATTTCTTCATCTGGTCCAAAAGCAATTTTTACATCTCCATGTTTGATTTCTGGATGTTCTTTTAAATATTTTACTGCTTCAATAATTTCAACTATACCTGATTTATCATCTGCTCCTAATAAAGTTGTTCCATCTGTTGTGATTAAAGTCTTTGAAATATAATCTTTTAAATTTGGAAACTCCTCAACTTTCATAACTATATTTTTTTCTTTATTTAAAACTATATCTTTACCATCATAATTTTCTATAATTTGTGGACTAATCCCTTCTGCATTAAAATCTGCTGTATCCATATGGGCAATAAAACCAACAGTAGCAACTTTTTTATCCATATTGCTTGGCAAAGTTGCATTTACAAAACAAGCCTTGTTTATAAAAACATCGTCTAGTCCTAAATTTTCTAATTCTTTTTTTAACATCTTTGCAAATTCCATTTGTGATGGTGTAGATGGAATTGTTTCACTTGCTCCATCTGAACGAGTGTTAAATTTTACATATCTAAAAAATCTTTCTTTTAATGTATCGTATTTTTTTGAGTCCATTTAATTTACCTTCCTTTTATAAAATTAATTTTTATCCTTTAATTATACTATAAATTTAAATAAATTATTAGGGGCTATATAAAATGTAGCAAAAATAGTTCATTACTAGCTAAATTTCTTAACGTTTAAAAATTGACATTCGCTGCAAATTCAACCAACTCGCTAACAAGTTAGCTCAAACATGTTGAGATTTGCTCGGCTCATTTGCTTCAATTTTTAAACTAAAATTTAGAATGTAATTTCACTTATTTTTGCTTACATTTCAATATATAAATTGAGAACCATTCCTTTTTTAAAATGAAGCTAATCTCTTTTTATTATTGGATAACCAATATTTGCATAACTTGATTTTATTCTATAAATTTGTGAGCATAGCTCATTAAAATTAAATAACTCTATTTCTTCCTCATTTAAAATTTCTTTTAAATTTCTATTAGAAGTCAAAATTTTTCTTTCATTGTAATCTTCCATTTTTTTTAAATAATTTAAGTAACTTTGTCCCTTAGTTGAAAAACCTAAAATTTTAACAAAAGGAACTTCATTCTTCACTTTCTCTGTTATATTCTCAGTTAAATCAAATAGAGAATGCAATAATATTCTTTGTAATCTTGAAATAGTAAGTCTTTTAGTTAAAATATTATTAAAAAATTCATCAAACCTCAAATTTTCTAATGAATATTTGTACAATCTATTTTCTAAACCTATTTCTAAATCTGGAATATTTTTTAATTTTGAATAATTTTTTATTATTTGATATTTAATTAAATCAAAAAAATTACTTAAATAAGAAAAATTTCCAAAATTTTCCTCTAAAATTTTATATGAAAATTCTGGAACTAAATTTTTAATTTTATTCAATTTATCTTCTTTTTTTTTATTAAAATCTAACAAAACTTTTCTAATATAACTTGCACTTGCAAAATTATCTTTCTCATCATCATAATAACCTATCTTTTCTCTTTTTATACAATAGGCTTCCATACTTGAATTTATACTTTTTATTGCTTTTAAATACTCCAAAGCTAATATATCATTAGAGCCTAATTTTTCATCAAATAAAGCCTTTGAAAAAGCAGTAGGATATGAAAAGCCTTCTGCTAAAAATTCTTTTAAAGATATAGTAAACTCTTTTGTTAAAGAAATATTAGCTATTTTTTTTAGCTTTTCTAAATCATTACTTTCAGAGCCAAAAACTAAGTAATTACAAGAAAGTCTATCTAAAAGATTGACAGAGCCTTTTGCAAATATTTCTGCACTTTGAGTGGAATAAAAAGCAGGTAACTCTATCACTATATCTATACCTTGTGATAGAGCTATCTTTGTTTTTTCAAATTTATTTATAAGAGAAGGTTCCCCTCTTTGAACAAAATCACCACTCATAACAGCAATTTTAGTATTATCTTCAAAAAGTCTATCTATCTTTTGAATGTGGTGTAGATGCCCATTATGAAAAGGGTTATATTCAACAATTAAACCAATTACATTTTTAAACATCTACTTCACCTCATATAAATTTATTTTTTTAAATCACTATAAGTTTTTATTGCACCTTTAATATATGCTTTTTGCAAAGTATAATCATTTGGATATTCTTCTTTTGCATTTTGTTCTATTCTATTTAAATCTACCTTTGGAATAGAAGATGAGCTTAAAATAGAATCTATTTCTTCTTTACTTTTCTTATTTTCAGCTTCTGCATTTTTTTGAATAGTATTTTGTTCTTCTCTTATTCTATTTACTAATCCTTTATAGTCATTAATTTCATCATTTACTCTTGATAATTGTTTAGGATAATTTCCACCATACATTGCTTCTAATCTTCTTATTATCATTTGTTTGTCAGTTTCAGGTATTCCAGATTTATCTAATCTTTCAACCATTTCTAAATATGAATCCTTATACCAACTATAATTATCTCTTCTTTCTGAGCCAGAAAAAGATGATACTGCTGAACGAATATTTTTTTCAACATTATCAGGTAAATCTTTTTCTGCTCCAAATAAAGCAATTGACGTTAATAAACAAGATATTAAAATTATTTTTTTCATTTTCTATTCCTCCACTTAAAATAATTCAGGTGCAGATAATACCTTTAAATCTTTATCTATTTCAAATATCATAGGTTTACCTGTAGCTAAATTTAGATTTAAAATATCTTCATTTGAAATATTTAGTAAATATTTTATCAATGCTCTTAGGCTATTTCCATGAGCAGCAACTATAACATTTTTTCCTTCTTGTAAACTTTTTGAAATATCTGAATGCCAATAAGGTAAAACTCTTGCTATTGTATCTTTTAAACTTTCTCCCAATGGAATATCAGAATCAGCTAAATCCGCATATCTTCTATCTGATTTTGGATAATATTCACTATTTTTATCTATTGATGGAGGAGCTACATCAAAACTACGACGCCAAATATGTACTTGTTCATCTCCATATTTTTTTGCAGTTTCTGCTTTATTTAAACCTTGTAATGCTCCATAGTGTCTTTCATTTAATCTCCAAGATTTATATACTGGAATATATAATTCATCCATTTCTTCTAAAACAATATTTAAAGTTTTAATAGCTCTTTTTAAATATGAAGTATAAGCGACATCAAAAATTAAATTCATTTCTTTTAAAATTTTTCCAGCTGATTTTGCTTCCTCAATTCCCTTTGGACTTAAATCAACATCTTTCCAGCCTGTAAATCTATTTTCTAAGTTCCAAGCACTTTCTCCATGACGAATTAAAACTAATTTCATTTATTACCTCCATAAAATTTATTTCTTCTCAACTATTCTACTATATTTAATATTACATTTCAAATATTTTTATTTTTTCTATATAAAAAATGATATAATATTTAAAAATAATTAAAGAGGTTTTTATATGAATAAAATTTTAGAAGCTTTATTAGAAGAAAAAGAAATAAAATTAAAAGGTAGTCTTTATCATTTAACTCAAATTAATTTTTCATATAATTCTAATCATATTGAGGGAAGCCAATTAAGAGAAGAACAAACACAATATATTTATGAAACTAATTCTTTTATAATTGAAAAAGAAAAAGTTGTATCTATTGATGATATAAATGAAACTATTAATCATTTTAAGTGTTTTGATTATATCTTAGAAAATATAAATATTTTAGATGAAAATTTAATAAAAACTTTACATAAAATTTTAAAAAATAATACTTCTGATTCTCAAAAAGAGTGGTTCAAAGTAGGAGATTATAAATTAAAAGCAAATTTTATAGGAAATATAAAAACTA is a window encoding:
- a CDS encoding YadA family autotransporter adhesin, with the translated sequence MKKSVSLKLIVFSFLLVSGSIAYSAIPTIEAGTGTDSTKAGINNDASGEESSAFGYNNEASGEKSSAFGFRNQASGKESSAFGYNNEASGEKSSAFGYNNEATSLESSVLGNNYKITGAHSGAFGIGTYDEQHGVYKRINGGGNSYMIGNDNNIAEGANDNFILGNAVDIDVDSNGRKIESSVVLGHGSSVSESEVVSVGTPDGGRRIVNVREARITATSNDAVTGKQLYNGDGIDTNAWKAKLGVGSGGVDLTAYSKRDASNLTATDISAWRTKLGVGAGGGGGIVNTATGTGSTGLGIDNTVTGDYSTAIGYKNNVSGNKSGAFGDPNVVTGNGSYAFGNDNTINGNNNFVLGNNVTIGSGIQNSVALGNNSTVSSSNEVSVGSATQKRKITNVADGDVSATSTDAVNGRQLYKAMQNSGATGIENLRNEVDEKIDDVKDEINHVGSLSAALAGLHPMQYDPKAPTQVMAALGHYRNKQSVAVGLSYYFNDRFMMSAGVAIGGERRVKSMANVGFTLKLGKGSGVEYNETPQYVVQNEVKRLTVENQDLKSQVNNQGRENQELKAEINSLNTKNKEQDEKIKNLEEKLNRLLKNK
- a CDS encoding YgiQ family radical SAM protein, which encodes MKFLPTTREEMKILGWDSIDVLLISGDTYLDTSYNGSALVGKWLVEHGFKVGIIAQPKVDVPDDITRLGEPNLFFAISGGCVDSMVANYTATKKRRQQDDFTPGGVNNKRPDRAILVYSNMIRRFFKGTTKKIVISGIESSLRRITHYDYWTNKLRKPILFDAKADILSYGMGEMSMLQLANALKNGEDWKNIRGLCYLSKEIKEEYLPLPSHSECLADKDKFIEAFHTFYLNCDPITAKGLCQKCDDRYLIQNPPSEIYSEETMDKIYSMEFARDVHPYYKKMGAVRALDTIKYSVTTHRGCYGECNFCAIAIHQGRTIMSRSQKSIVNEVKNIAEIPKFHGNISDVGGPTANMYGLECKKKLKLGACPDRRCLYPRKCPHLIVNHNNQVELLKKLKKIPNIKKIFIASGIRYDMILDDNKCGQMYLKEIIKDHISGQMKIAPEHTEDKILGLMGKDGKSCLNEFKNQFYKINNELGKKQFLTYYLIAAHPGCKDKDMMDLKRYASQELRVNPEQVQIFTPTPSTYSTLMYYTEKDPFTNQKLFVEKDNGRKQKQKDIVTEKRKNRK
- the pepT gene encoding peptidase T, translated to MDSKKYDTLKERFFRYVKFNTRSDGASETIPSTPSQMEFAKMLKKELENLGLDDVFINKACFVNATLPSNMDKKVATVGFIAHMDTADFNAEGISPQIIENYDGKDIVLNKEKNIVMKVEEFPNLKDYISKTLITTDGTTLLGADDKSGIVEIIEAVKYLKEHPEIKHGDVKIAFGPDEEIGRGADYFDVKEFAADYAYTMDGGPVGELEYESFNAAEAKFKIKGVSVHPGTAKGKMINASLIASEIIEMFPKDEVPEKTEGYEGFYFLDEMKSNCEDGEVVYIIRDHDKAKFLAKKEFVKKLVEKINKKYGREVVKLELKDEYYNMGEIIKDHMYVVDIAKKAMENLGIKPIIKPIRGGTDGSKISFMGLPTPNIFAGGENFHGKYEFVALESMEKATDVIIEILKLNAER
- a CDS encoding nucleotidyltransferase, yielding MFKNVIGLIVEYNPFHNGHLHHIQKIDRLFEDNTKIAVMSGDFVQRGEPSLINKFEKTKIALSQGIDIVIELPAFYSTQSAEIFAKGSVNLLDRLSCNYLVFGSESNDLEKLKKIANISLTKEFTISLKEFLAEGFSYPTAFSKALFDEKLGSNDILALEYLKAIKSINSSMEAYCIKREKIGYYDDEKDNFASASYIRKVLLDFNKKKEDKLNKIKNLVPEFSYKILEENFGNFSYLSNFFDLIKYQIIKNYSKLKNIPDLEIGLENRLYKYSLENLRFDEFFNNILTKRLTISRLQRILLHSLFDLTENITEKVKNEVPFVKILGFSTKGQSYLNYLKKMEDYNERKILTSNRNLKEILNEEEIELFNFNELCSQIYRIKSSYANIGYPIIKRD
- the gpmA gene encoding 2,3-diphosphoglycerate-dependent phosphoglycerate mutase, which codes for MKLVLIRHGESAWNLENRFTGWKDVDLSPKGIEEAKSAGKILKEMNLIFDVAYTSYLKRAIKTLNIVLEEMDELYIPVYKSWRLNERHYGALQGLNKAETAKKYGDEQVHIWRRSFDVAPPSIDKNSEYYPKSDRRYADLADSDIPLGESLKDTIARVLPYWHSDISKSLQEGKNVIVAAHGNSLRALIKYLLNISNEDILNLNLATGKPMIFEIDKDLKVLSAPELF
- a CDS encoding Fic family protein, which produces MNKILEALLEEKEIKLKGSLYHLTQINFSYNSNHIEGSQLREEQTQYIYETNSFIIEKEKVVSIDDINETINHFKCFDYILENINILDENLIKTLHKILKNNTSDSQKEWFKVGDYKLKANFIGNIKTTSPSNVEKEMKKLLNEYNSKSEIKFNDIVDFHYNFEAIHPFQDGNGRIGRLIMFKECLRNNIIPFIIDERHKLFYYKGLKNYKEDKAYLIETYLSAQDKYIKLLNELEIKF